One genomic window of Acuticoccus sediminis includes the following:
- a CDS encoding ABC transporter substrate-binding protein, with protein sequence MRTIAKLAAAALATTMIAGPVAAQDGVKVGVMVTLSGPPAVLGEQARNGFELAVEQLGGQLGGIPTEVVVVDDELKPDVAATKARELVERDGANFVVGPIFSNIMMAIAKPVTDAGAFLVSPNAGTSTFAGEGCNPNLFVASYQNDQVHEVLGKYAQDKGFARVFLMAPNYQAGKDALAGFKHSYKGEVVGEVFVPLGQLDFSAELAQIAAYQPDAIYTFMPGGMGVNLVKQYRQAGLENIPFLSAFTVDETTLPAQQDAAVGFFGGANWAPDLDNEASKAFVKAYEEKFGAVPGTYAMQAYDAAQLIDSAIKHADGDVSNSDAIREGLRAADITSLRGDFKFGPNNYPIQDFYLVKVAKRDDGKFETQIEEKIFDDYADNYADQCKMAK encoded by the coding sequence ATGAGGACTATCGCTAAGCTCGCCGCCGCCGCCCTGGCGACGACGATGATCGCTGGCCCGGTGGCCGCGCAAGACGGCGTCAAGGTCGGCGTCATGGTGACCTTGTCGGGTCCGCCGGCCGTGCTCGGCGAGCAGGCCCGGAACGGCTTCGAACTCGCGGTCGAGCAGCTCGGCGGTCAGCTCGGCGGCATCCCGACCGAGGTCGTGGTCGTCGACGACGAGCTGAAGCCGGACGTCGCCGCGACGAAGGCCCGCGAGCTCGTCGAGCGCGACGGCGCGAACTTCGTCGTCGGACCGATCTTCTCCAACATCATGATGGCGATCGCCAAGCCGGTGACCGACGCCGGGGCCTTCCTCGTCAGCCCCAACGCCGGCACCTCGACCTTCGCCGGCGAGGGGTGCAACCCGAACCTCTTCGTCGCGTCCTACCAGAACGACCAGGTGCACGAGGTCCTCGGCAAATACGCGCAGGACAAGGGCTTCGCCCGCGTGTTCCTGATGGCGCCGAACTACCAGGCCGGCAAGGACGCGCTCGCGGGCTTCAAGCACTCCTACAAGGGTGAGGTCGTCGGCGAGGTGTTCGTGCCGCTCGGCCAGCTCGACTTCTCCGCCGAGCTCGCGCAGATCGCCGCCTACCAGCCGGACGCGATCTACACCTTCATGCCCGGCGGCATGGGCGTGAACCTTGTCAAGCAGTACCGCCAGGCCGGCCTCGAGAACATCCCCTTCCTCTCTGCCTTCACCGTCGACGAGACGACGCTGCCGGCACAGCAGGACGCGGCGGTCGGCTTCTTCGGCGGCGCCAACTGGGCTCCCGACCTCGACAACGAGGCCTCCAAGGCGTTCGTGAAGGCCTACGAGGAGAAGTTCGGCGCGGTCCCCGGCACCTACGCCATGCAGGCCTACGACGCGGCCCAGCTCATCGACAGCGCCATCAAGCACGCCGACGGTGACGTCTCGAACTCGGACGCGATCCGCGAGGGTCTGCGCGCCGCCGACATCACCTCGCTGCGCGGCGACTTCAAGTTCGGCCCCAACAACTACCCGATCCAGGACTTCTACCTGGTGAAGGTCGCCAAGCGCGACGACGGCAAGTTCGAGACGCAGATCGAAGAGAAGATCTTCGACGACTACGCCGACAACTACGCCGACCAGTGCAAGATGGCGAAATAA
- a CDS encoding ABC transporter ATP-binding protein, which translates to MSALLSIRDLRKAYGALAVTDGISLDVPEGELHAIIGPNGAGKTTLIHQLSGSLKSDSGSVHFAGEDITRLPMVARVRRGLARSFQITSILEGFTVLENAATAVQARSGSSFRFFGPAAAERALNDAAMETLSRVGIADRAHRRAGDLSHGEKRQLEIAIALATGAKMLLLDEPLAGTGHEEGAVLVELMRQLKSTHTVVLIEHDMEAVFALADRVSVLVYGRLIATGDAATVRADPEVRAAYLGEEA; encoded by the coding sequence GTGAGCGCCCTCCTGTCCATCCGCGACCTGCGCAAGGCGTACGGCGCGCTCGCCGTCACGGACGGCATCTCCCTCGACGTCCCCGAGGGCGAGTTGCACGCGATCATCGGCCCCAACGGCGCCGGCAAGACGACGCTGATCCACCAGCTCTCCGGCTCGCTGAAGAGCGACTCCGGATCGGTCCACTTCGCCGGGGAGGACATCACGCGGCTGCCGATGGTGGCCCGCGTGCGCCGCGGCCTCGCTCGGTCCTTCCAGATCACCTCGATCCTCGAAGGCTTCACCGTGCTGGAGAACGCGGCGACCGCGGTCCAGGCCCGCTCCGGCTCCTCGTTCCGCTTCTTCGGTCCCGCCGCGGCCGAGCGCGCCCTCAACGACGCGGCGATGGAAACGCTCTCGCGCGTCGGCATCGCCGACCGCGCCCACCGGCGTGCCGGCGACCTCTCCCACGGCGAGAAGCGGCAGCTCGAGATCGCCATCGCCCTCGCCACCGGCGCGAAGATGCTCCTTCTCGACGAGCCGCTCGCCGGGACCGGGCACGAGGAAGGCGCCGTCCTCGTCGAGTTGATGCGCCAGCTCAAGTCGACCCACACCGTCGTCCTCATCGAACACGACATGGAGGCCGTCTTCGCCCTCGCCGACCGCGTCAGCGTCCTCGTCTACGGCCGCCTCATCGCCACCGGGGACGCCGCCACGGTGCGCGCCGACCCGGAAGTGCGCGCCGCCTACCTGGGGGAGGAGGCCTGA
- a CDS encoding ABC transporter ATP-binding protein, protein MLVVEGLEAAYGQSRILFGVDLSVAAGEVVTLLGRNGMGKTTTVKSIFGLLKPTGGRITIDGDDVTGRPPHIIARHGLGLVPEGRQIFPTLTVEENLVATHRNEGSARWTLSSVYSLFPRLQERRRNMGNQLSGGEQQMLAIGRALMTNPRLVVLDEATEGLAPLIREEIWDCLKAIKSAGEAILVIDKNVDALARFADRHVVIEKGRIAWQGSTAELRATPDIKDRFLHV, encoded by the coding sequence ATGCTCGTCGTCGAAGGGCTCGAAGCCGCCTACGGACAGTCCCGCATCCTCTTCGGCGTGGACCTCTCGGTCGCCGCCGGCGAGGTGGTCACGCTGCTCGGCCGCAACGGCATGGGCAAGACGACGACCGTCAAGTCAATCTTCGGCCTGCTGAAGCCGACCGGCGGGCGCATCACCATCGACGGCGACGACGTCACCGGCAGGCCGCCCCACATCATCGCACGCCACGGCCTCGGCCTCGTGCCCGAGGGGCGGCAGATCTTCCCGACGCTCACCGTCGAGGAGAACCTCGTCGCGACGCACCGCAACGAGGGGTCGGCGCGCTGGACGCTCTCCAGCGTCTACAGCCTCTTCCCGCGGCTCCAGGAGCGGCGGCGCAACATGGGCAACCAGCTCTCGGGCGGCGAGCAGCAGATGCTCGCCATCGGCCGCGCGCTGATGACCAACCCGCGCCTCGTCGTCCTCGACGAGGCGACGGAGGGGCTGGCGCCCCTGATCCGCGAGGAGATCTGGGACTGCCTCAAGGCGATCAAGTCCGCCGGCGAGGCGATCCTCGTGATCGACAAGAACGTCGACGCGCTGGCCCGGTTCGCGGACCGGCACGTCGTCATCGAGAAGGGGCGCATCGCCTGGCAGGGCTCGACCGCCGAGCTGAGGGCGACCCCCGACATCAAAGACCGCTTCCTGCATGTGTAA
- a CDS encoding branched-chain amino acid ABC transporter permease, which yields MTNLLLLQALNGLQFGILLFLVAAGLTLIFGIMDLINLAHGVLYMVGAYLTATFTAVTGDFFLGLALALPTALVFGIVLERLIFSQLYDRDHLEQVLATFGLILILNEGVKMIWGAAPLSVPVPDILSGSVPLVGPLRYPVFRIIIIVAGLLTALGLWVLVARTRVGMLLRAGATNAPMVSALGVDVKRLFMLVFGLGAMLAGFAGAMVAPILSVEPGMGDSILILTFVVIVIGGVGSIRGAFVAAILVGVVDTVGRTFGPIVLRSLMEPAAAAQTGRTLAPMLIYILMAVVLFARPSGLFPKKGAA from the coding sequence ATGACCAACCTCCTCCTCCTCCAGGCGCTGAACGGGCTGCAGTTCGGCATCCTCCTGTTCCTCGTCGCCGCGGGACTGACCCTGATCTTCGGGATCATGGACCTCATCAACCTCGCCCACGGCGTCCTCTACATGGTCGGCGCCTATCTCACGGCGACGTTCACCGCCGTCACCGGCGACTTCTTCCTCGGCCTCGCCCTGGCGCTTCCCACCGCGCTCGTCTTCGGCATCGTGCTGGAGCGGCTGATCTTCAGCCAGCTCTACGACCGCGACCACCTCGAGCAGGTGCTCGCCACGTTCGGCCTCATCCTGATCCTCAACGAGGGGGTGAAGATGATCTGGGGCGCCGCGCCGCTGTCGGTGCCGGTCCCGGACATCCTGTCGGGCTCCGTGCCGCTGGTGGGCCCGCTTCGCTACCCCGTCTTCCGCATCATCATCATCGTCGCCGGCCTCCTGACGGCGCTCGGCCTCTGGGTCCTCGTCGCCCGCACCCGCGTCGGGATGCTGCTGCGCGCCGGTGCCACCAACGCGCCGATGGTCTCCGCGCTCGGCGTCGACGTGAAGCGGCTCTTCATGCTGGTCTTCGGCCTCGGGGCGATGCTGGCGGGGTTCGCCGGCGCCATGGTCGCGCCCATCCTCTCGGTCGAGCCGGGGATGGGCGACAGCATCCTCATCCTCACCTTCGTCGTCATCGTCATCGGCGGGGTCGGCTCCATCCGCGGCGCCTTCGTCGCCGCCATCCTCGTCGGTGTCGTCGACACCGTCGGGCGCACCTTCGGGCCGATCGTCCTGAGGAGCCTCATGGAGCCCGCCGCCGCCGCGCAGACCGGCCGCACCCTCGCCCCGATGCTCATCTACATCCTGATGGCCGTCGTGCTCTTCGCGCGCCCCTCCGGCCTCTTCCCGAAGAAGGGCGCAGCGTGA
- a CDS encoding branched-chain amino acid ABC transporter permease, with amino-acid sequence MSQSAVSDPAVDPAVAADARQPRLASRGALVAALILFAIFAALPPAATAAGDPFLVVTATRIVIYAIAALSLDLVLGYGAMVSFGHAAFLGIGAYSVAILASLGIGDVVLQAVVAVAVSALFALLTGAISLRTKGVYFIMITLAFGQMAFFFFVSLSAYGGDDGVTLYSRSTLLGTSALESDVGLYYTALVVLVAAFFLLRTVVASRFGRVLRGTRDNAVRMQAIGFAPFPYQLTAYVIAGALCGIAGVLLANQTEFVSPAYMTWQRSGELIVMVVLGGMGTLTGAIAGAVGYLALENVLSSMWEHWHLPFGALIILLVLYTRGGIAGLVGRIFGARP; translated from the coding sequence GTGAGCCAGTCCGCCGTCTCCGATCCGGCCGTAGACCCGGCCGTCGCCGCCGACGCGCGCCAGCCCCGCCTCGCGAGCCGGGGCGCCCTCGTCGCCGCGCTGATCCTCTTCGCGATCTTCGCCGCGCTGCCGCCGGCCGCGACCGCGGCGGGCGACCCCTTCCTGGTGGTGACGGCGACGCGCATCGTCATCTACGCCATCGCCGCCCTCTCGCTCGATCTGGTGCTCGGCTACGGGGCGATGGTCTCCTTCGGCCACGCCGCCTTCCTCGGCATCGGCGCCTACTCGGTGGCGATCCTCGCCAGCCTCGGCATCGGCGACGTCGTCCTCCAGGCGGTGGTCGCGGTGGCGGTCTCGGCCCTCTTCGCCCTCCTCACCGGGGCGATCTCGCTCCGGACCAAGGGCGTCTACTTCATCATGATCACGCTCGCCTTCGGGCAGATGGCGTTCTTCTTCTTCGTCTCGCTGTCGGCCTACGGCGGCGATGACGGCGTGACGCTCTACAGCCGCTCCACGCTCCTCGGCACGTCCGCGCTGGAGAGCGACGTCGGGCTCTACTACACCGCGCTCGTCGTGCTCGTGGCGGCCTTCTTCCTACTGCGCACCGTCGTCGCCTCGCGCTTCGGCCGCGTGCTGCGGGGAACGCGCGACAACGCCGTGCGCATGCAGGCGATCGGCTTCGCCCCCTTCCCCTACCAGCTTACCGCCTACGTCATCGCCGGGGCGCTCTGCGGCATCGCCGGCGTCCTCCTCGCGAACCAGACCGAGTTCGTCTCGCCCGCGTACATGACGTGGCAGCGCTCGGGCGAGCTCATCGTCATGGTCGTGCTGGGCGGGATGGGCACACTGACGGGCGCCATCGCCGGCGCCGTCGGCTACCTCGCGCTGGAGAACGTGCTCTCGTCCATGTGGGAGCACTGGCACCTGCCGTTCGGGGCGCTCATCATTCTCCTCGTGCTCTACACCCGCGGCGGCATCGCCGGCCTCGTCGGCCGCATCTTCGGAGCCCGCCCGTGA